The Desulfatirhabdium butyrativorans DSM 18734 genome includes a region encoding these proteins:
- a CDS encoding MdtB/MuxB family multidrug efflux RND transporter permease subunit: MNVSRIFILRPVATTLLMIAILLAGAAAYHQLPVSALPQVDYPTIQVRTFYPGASPDVMATSVSAPLERQFGQMPGLTQMTSTSSSGSSVITLQFSLDLSLDVAEQEVQAAINAGYTFLPKDLPSPPVYSKVNPADAPILTLALSSRSMPLPQVEDLADTRLAQKIAQLSGVGMVSISGGQRPAVRIHANPTALAAYGLSLEDLRSAIVAANVNQAKGGFDGPRQAYIIGANDQLYSSRDFSSLIIAWRNGSAIHLSDVAEVIDSAENLHQAAWMNEEPAVIVNIQRQPGANVIEVVDRIKKLLPQLQAALPAAITVSVLTDRTTTIRASVEDVQFELMLAVVLVVLVIFLFLRNLAATTIPSVAVPLSLIGTFGVMVLLGFSLNNLTLMALTISTGFVVDDAIVMIENIARYVEQGEQPLQAALKGAKQIGFTILSLTVSLIAVLIPLLFMGDVVGRLFREFAVTLGVTILISAVVSLTLTPMMCARILKYTPEEQQGWFYHASQRMFDRIIAGYGKTLQVVLRHQPLTIAVAVATLVLTVALYIVVPKGFFPVQDTGVIQGISEAPQSISFPAMAERQQALARAILKHPAVESLSSFIGVDGTNTTLNSGRILINLKPLAERNASAAEIIRELQPRLDAISGITLFMQPVQDLTVDARISRTQFQYTLEDPNTAELMSWAPRVIEALKARPELADVSSDQQDQGLRVGLVIDRNTAARFGISTQAIDDTLYDAFGQRQISTIFTELNQYRVILSLKPDFRKDPDAFSSIYLKGSAAGPVPLSAISRIETSTGPLVINRQGQFPAVTASFNLAPGVSLGGAVGAVEETLRRMQLPASIQGRFQGTAEAFQTSLTHEPLLILAALITVYIVLGVLYESFIHPVTILSTLPSAGVGAVLSLMLFRTELGVIAVIGIILLIGIVKKNGIMMVDFALEAERVEGKPPEEAIFQACLLRFRPIMMTTMAALLGALPLALGRGVGAELRRPLGIAIVGGLIISQVLTLYTTPVIYLAFDRLTRRNRHTPQAVSPNGAAEALP; the protein is encoded by the coding sequence ATGAATGTTTCCCGGATCTTCATCCTGCGGCCGGTTGCCACCACGCTGCTGATGATCGCCATCCTGCTGGCAGGGGCCGCAGCCTATCACCAGTTGCCCGTCTCGGCCCTGCCGCAGGTGGATTATCCGACCATCCAGGTGCGCACGTTCTATCCGGGCGCAAGCCCCGATGTGATGGCTACATCCGTCAGCGCACCGCTCGAGCGCCAGTTCGGCCAGATGCCCGGCCTGACCCAGATGACATCCACCAGCTCCTCCGGCAGCTCCGTCATCACCCTGCAGTTCAGCCTGGATCTCAGCCTGGATGTCGCGGAACAGGAAGTGCAGGCAGCCATCAACGCCGGTTACACGTTTCTGCCCAAGGATCTGCCAAGCCCGCCCGTCTACAGCAAGGTCAATCCGGCCGATGCACCCATCCTCACCCTTGCCTTGAGTTCCCGATCCATGCCCCTGCCGCAGGTGGAAGACCTTGCGGATACGCGGCTTGCCCAGAAAATCGCCCAGTTGTCCGGGGTTGGCATGGTGAGCATCAGCGGCGGGCAGCGGCCTGCCGTTCGCATCCATGCCAATCCGACGGCCCTGGCCGCCTATGGCCTGAGCCTGGAAGACCTGCGCAGCGCCATCGTCGCGGCCAACGTCAACCAGGCCAAGGGTGGATTCGACGGCCCCCGCCAGGCCTACATCATCGGCGCCAACGACCAGCTTTACAGCAGCAGGGACTTCAGCTCCCTCATCATCGCCTGGCGGAACGGCTCTGCCATTCATCTGTCGGATGTGGCCGAGGTGATCGACAGCGCGGAAAATCTCCATCAGGCAGCCTGGATGAACGAAGAGCCGGCCGTCATCGTCAACATTCAGCGCCAGCCGGGCGCCAATGTCATCGAGGTGGTGGATCGGATCAAGAAACTGCTGCCGCAACTGCAGGCCGCCCTGCCTGCTGCCATCACCGTTTCGGTGCTCACCGACCGGACGACCACCATCCGCGCCTCGGTCGAGGATGTGCAGTTCGAGCTGATGCTCGCCGTCGTGCTGGTGGTTCTCGTCATTTTCCTGTTCCTGCGAAACCTTGCCGCCACCACCATCCCCAGCGTCGCCGTTCCCCTGTCCCTGATCGGCACTTTCGGGGTGATGGTCCTGCTCGGTTTCAGCCTGAACAACCTCACCCTGATGGCCCTGACCATTTCCACAGGCTTTGTGGTGGATGACGCCATCGTCATGATCGAGAACATCGCCCGGTACGTGGAGCAGGGGGAGCAGCCGCTGCAGGCCGCGCTCAAGGGCGCGAAACAGATCGGCTTCACCATCCTGTCGCTCACGGTCTCGCTCATCGCCGTACTCATCCCGCTGCTGTTCATGGGCGATGTGGTCGGAAGGCTCTTCCGGGAGTTTGCCGTGACCCTCGGTGTGACCATTCTCATCTCCGCCGTCGTCTCGCTCACCCTGACCCCGATGATGTGCGCCCGGATCCTCAAATACACGCCCGAAGAACAGCAGGGCTGGTTCTATCACGCATCGCAGCGCATGTTCGATCGGATCATCGCCGGATACGGGAAAACCCTGCAGGTCGTGCTGCGCCACCAGCCCCTGACCATCGCCGTTGCCGTGGCGACCCTCGTTCTGACGGTGGCACTCTACATCGTCGTACCCAAGGGATTTTTCCCGGTCCAGGACACCGGCGTCATCCAGGGCATTTCGGAAGCGCCCCAGTCCATTTCCTTCCCGGCCATGGCCGAACGGCAGCAGGCCCTTGCCCGGGCCATCCTGAAGCACCCTGCCGTGGAGAGCCTCTCGTCCTTCATCGGTGTGGACGGCACCAACACGACGCTGAACAGCGGCAGAATCCTGATCAACCTCAAACCGCTTGCCGAGCGAAACGCCAGCGCAGCCGAAATCATCCGGGAGTTGCAGCCGCGACTGGATGCGATCAGCGGTATCACCCTCTTCATGCAACCGGTGCAGGATCTCACTGTCGATGCCCGCATCAGCCGGACCCAGTTCCAATACACCCTCGAAGACCCCAACACGGCCGAACTGATGAGCTGGGCGCCCCGGGTCATCGAGGCCCTGAAGGCCCGGCCGGAGCTGGCCGACGTCAGCAGCGACCAGCAGGATCAGGGCCTGCGCGTGGGCCTGGTGATCGACCGGAACACCGCAGCCCGTTTCGGCATCAGCACCCAGGCCATCGACGATACCCTCTACGATGCCTTCGGCCAGCGGCAGATATCGACCATTTTCACGGAGCTCAATCAGTACCGCGTCATCCTGTCCCTCAAACCCGATTTCCGGAAGGATCCGGATGCGTTTTCATCGATCTATCTCAAGGGAAGTGCCGCCGGGCCCGTTCCGCTTTCGGCCATCAGCCGGATCGAAACATCGACCGGGCCGCTGGTCATCAACCGGCAGGGACAGTTTCCGGCCGTGACCGCAAGCTTCAATCTGGCCCCCGGCGTATCCCTTGGCGGCGCCGTCGGCGCCGTGGAAGAAACCCTTCGGCGGATGCAGTTGCCGGCCAGCATCCAGGGCCGTTTTCAGGGAACGGCGGAAGCCTTCCAGACCTCGCTGACCCACGAGCCGCTGTTGATTCTGGCCGCACTGATCACGGTGTATATCGTCCTTGGGGTGCTCTACGAGAGCTTCATCCACCCGGTGACCATCCTCTCCACCCTGCCCTCCGCCGGCGTAGGCGCGGTGCTGTCGCTCATGCTGTTCCGAACGGAGCTCGGGGTCATCGCCGTCATCGGGATCATCCTGCTGATCGGTATCGTCAAGAAAAACGGGATCATGATGGTGGATTTCGCGCTCGAGGCCGAACGCGTGGAGGGCAAGCCTCCGGAGGAGGCGATTTTTCAGGCCTGCCTGCTGCGGTTCCGGCCGATCATGATGACCACGATGGCGGCCCTGCTGGGCGCACTGCCGCTGGCCCTCGGCAGGGGTGTCGGCGCCGAGCTGCGAAGGCCGCTCGGGATCGCCATCGTGGGCGGGCTCATCATCAGCCAGGTGCTGACCCTGTATACGACACCGGTGATCTATCTGGCCTTTGACAGGCTGACCCGGCGAAACCGGCACACACCACAGGCCGTTTCTCCCAACGGAGCTGCGGAGGCCCTCCCGTGA